In Rutidosis leptorrhynchoides isolate AG116_Rl617_1_P2 chromosome 2, CSIRO_AGI_Rlap_v1, whole genome shotgun sequence, one genomic interval encodes:
- the LOC139890109 gene encoding cyclin-dependent protein kinase inhibitor SMR2-like, whose amino-acid sequence MSTDLQFRQPPIDQLPSLTISIPQLQHESSTSSSSSSSSTIDPDQSECVTPTSPEHRIPAILACPPPPRKQRRFIPSCKRRLHSEFQFFEVVARDEIDSFFKSSYELIDKHSSKKRR is encoded by the coding sequence ATGTCCACAGATCTACAATTCAGACAACCACCTATTGATCAATTACCTTCACTTACTATTTCAATTCCACAATTGCAACACGAATCATccacgtcatcatcatcatcatcatcatccacaaTTGATCCTGATCAATCGGAATGTGTAACACCGACGTCACCGGAGCATCGAATTCCGGCAATTCTCGCGTGTCCTCCACCTCCGAGAAAACAACGGCGCTTCATTCCGTCATGTAAACGAAGACTGCACTCTGAATTTCAGTTCTTTGAAGTCGTGGCTAGAGATGAAATTGATTCATTCTTCAAGTCTAGTTATGAATTAATTGATAAACACTCGTCAAAGAAACGGAGGTGA